The following proteins come from a genomic window of Paenibacillus spongiae:
- a CDS encoding Gfo/Idh/MocA family protein: MRVGVVGVGRGSSFYGGAQAVGMELVAICDVWEERLQQLGQEFGVTTYADYDQFLRHDMDAVILANFFHEHAPFAIRALEAGKHVMSETSACKTLKEGVALARAVEKSGKIYMMAENYPYFVYNQEMRRLYQEGHVGELQFGEGEYIHPCSAEEMAVLGPGLAHWRNHRAATYYCTHALAPIMFITDRRPTSVNALCIPFMESDTQKLLVRHNDSAATIMLRMDNEAVVTLNGVTLRGHGNWYRIHGTRGQMENMRTGDPNRVRLRHEPYDLVEGEELEKIYLPEFPVHPDLAQQAGHGGGDFFTNYYFAEAIRKNEQPYLDVYRALDMTIVGIQAYRSALANGAPFEIPDFRDESVRMKYENDDWSPFFEDRRPGQPFPSYQGEKKPSEEAVAYARSVWKRIGREDVLK, translated from the coding sequence ATTCGAGTAGGCGTTGTCGGCGTAGGCCGCGGATCATCATTCTACGGGGGAGCGCAAGCCGTTGGCATGGAGCTTGTCGCGATCTGCGATGTCTGGGAAGAGAGGCTTCAGCAGCTGGGTCAAGAGTTCGGCGTAACCACCTATGCGGACTATGATCAATTCCTTCGGCATGATATGGATGCGGTCATTCTGGCGAACTTCTTCCATGAGCATGCGCCGTTCGCGATCCGCGCACTGGAAGCCGGCAAGCACGTGATGAGTGAAACCAGCGCCTGCAAAACGTTAAAAGAAGGCGTTGCGCTGGCCCGCGCCGTCGAGAAGAGCGGAAAGATTTACATGATGGCCGAGAATTATCCGTACTTTGTGTACAACCAGGAAATGCGCCGCTTGTATCAGGAAGGGCATGTAGGGGAGCTGCAGTTCGGCGAGGGCGAATATATTCATCCGTGCTCGGCCGAAGAGATGGCCGTGCTCGGTCCGGGCCTTGCTCATTGGCGCAATCACCGGGCGGCGACGTATTACTGCACGCATGCTCTTGCACCTATTATGTTTATTACCGATCGGCGTCCGACAAGCGTGAATGCACTCTGTATTCCATTCATGGAAAGCGATACGCAGAAATTGCTCGTTCGCCATAATGATTCGGCGGCGACGATTATGCTGCGCATGGACAATGAAGCGGTCGTCACGTTGAACGGCGTCACGCTTCGAGGACACGGCAATTGGTACCGCATTCACGGTACGCGCGGCCAGATGGAAAACATGCGCACGGGCGATCCGAATCGTGTCCGTCTGCGGCACGAGCCTTATGATCTGGTGGAAGGGGAAGAGCTTGAGAAAATCTACCTGCCGGAATTTCCCGTTCATCCCGATTTGGCGCAGCAAGCCGGCCATGGCGGCGGCGACTTCTTTACGAACTATTATTTTGCCGAAGCGATTCGCAAGAACGAGCAGCCGTACCTGGATGTGTATCGCGCGCTGGATATGACGATTGTCGGTATTCAAGCTTACCGTTCGGCGCTGGCGAACGGCGCTCCGTTCGAAATTCCGGATTTTCGCGACGAATCGGTGCGCATGAAGTATGAGAACGACGACTGGTCGCCGTTCTTCGAGGATCGCAGGCCGGGACAGCCGTTCCCGAGCTACCAAGGCGAGAAGAAGCCTTCGGAAGAAGCGGTCGCTTATGCGCGATCGGTATGGAAAAGAATCGGCAGAGAGGATGTGCTCAAATGA
- a CDS encoding AraC family transcriptional regulator, whose protein sequence is MNKELLEEKKMHGDASFPLQVYLAERRAGELFEPHWHESLEIIYILSGSATFTVDDDKYFLEADDYLFVNSDKIHGATFAETCRFQAIVFDLKMCLGTGLDICNHKYFNRMLERQLLLPDVIDKDSAIYPDIQQWIRQLYGKYEMKGNGYELYAKGLLTLIVASLIEHDQMIAPDKNRLNKTNQMNRLKLALNYMASHYQESIPVKNLADLSNMSLYYFCRYFKSVTGCTPVEYLNRLRIAKAETLLATTDKRVIDIAFESGFNSLNYFSEMYRRMKGINPSEARERARLSALNRIGV, encoded by the coding sequence GTGAACAAGGAGCTGCTGGAAGAGAAGAAGATGCATGGCGACGCTTCCTTCCCGCTTCAGGTTTATTTAGCCGAGCGCCGTGCGGGAGAATTGTTCGAACCCCATTGGCATGAGAGCCTGGAAATCATTTATATCTTGAGCGGGTCGGCAACCTTTACAGTCGATGATGACAAATACTTTCTTGAAGCGGACGACTACCTGTTCGTAAACAGCGATAAGATTCATGGCGCCACCTTCGCCGAAACCTGCCGTTTCCAAGCCATCGTATTTGATCTGAAGATGTGCCTCGGCACCGGTCTGGACATATGCAATCATAAATACTTTAACCGTATGCTGGAGCGCCAGCTGCTGCTGCCCGATGTGATTGACAAGGATAGTGCCATATACCCGGACATCCAGCAATGGATCCGGCAGCTGTACGGCAAATACGAGATGAAGGGCAACGGTTACGAGCTGTACGCGAAGGGGCTCTTGACCCTGATCGTGGCCAGCCTGATCGAGCATGACCAGATGATCGCGCCGGATAAGAACCGGCTCAATAAGACGAACCAGATGAACAGGCTTAAGCTGGCTCTCAACTACATGGCAAGCCATTATCAGGAAAGCATTCCCGTCAAGAACCTGGCCGATTTGTCCAATATGAGCTTGTATTATTTTTGCCGCTATTTCAAGTCGGTGACAGGCTGCACCCCGGTGGAATACCTCAACCGGCTGCGCATCGCCAAGGCGGAAACCCTGCTCGCTACCACGGATAAACGGGTGATCGATATCGCGTTTGAATCCGGCTTCAACAGCTTGAATTATTTCTCCGAGATGTACCGGCGAATGAAGGGAATTAACCCTTCGGAAGCAAGAGAGCGCGCACGTCTCTCCGCGCTGAACCGGATCGGCGTCTGA